A single genomic interval of Zobellia nedashkovskayae harbors:
- the ettA gene encoding energy-dependent translational throttle protein EttA — protein MPDDKKVIFSMSGVTKTYKNANTPVLKNIYLSFFYGAKIGILGLNGSGKSTLLKIIAGVDKNFQGDVVFSPGYKVGYLEQEPELDENKTVLEVVKEGVSETVAILDEYNKINDMFGLPEVYEDADKMQKLMDKQAELQDKIDATNAWELDTKLEIAMDALRTPEPDKIIGVLSGGERRRVALCRLLLQEPEILLLDEPTNHLDAESVHWLEHHLAQYKGTVIAVTHDRYFLDNVAGWILELDRGEGIPWKGNYSSWLDQKSKRLADESKTASKRQKTLERELDWVRQGAKGRQTKQKARLKNYDKLMSQDQKQLDEKLEIYIPNGPRLGTNVLEARGVSKAYDDKLLYEDLNFKLPQAGIVGIIGPNGAGKTTIFRMIMGEETPDKGDFEVGETAKISYVDQSHSNIDSEKTIWQNFSDEQELVMMGGRQVNSRAYLSRFNFTGSEQNKKVSMLSGGERNRLHLAMTLKEEGNVLLLDEPTNDLDVNTLRALEEGLENFAGCAVVISHDRWFLDRVCTHILAFEGDSQVYFFEGSFSDYEENKKKRLGGDLIPQRIKYKKLIR, from the coding sequence ATGCCTGATGATAAGAAGGTGATTTTCTCCATGTCGGGAGTCACTAAAACATATAAGAACGCGAATACGCCTGTTCTTAAAAACATATACCTAAGCTTCTTCTACGGTGCCAAAATTGGTATTCTTGGTTTGAACGGATCGGGTAAATCTACTTTGCTTAAGATTATAGCGGGAGTGGATAAGAACTTTCAAGGAGATGTTGTTTTTTCACCTGGTTATAAAGTTGGTTACTTAGAACAAGAGCCGGAGCTAGATGAGAATAAAACAGTTCTTGAAGTTGTAAAAGAAGGTGTGAGTGAGACAGTTGCCATACTTGATGAGTACAATAAAATCAATGATATGTTTGGTCTTCCTGAAGTATATGAAGACGCAGATAAGATGCAAAAGTTGATGGATAAGCAAGCGGAGCTTCAAGATAAAATTGATGCAACAAACGCTTGGGAGCTTGACACGAAACTAGAAATAGCGATGGATGCCCTGCGTACTCCGGAGCCTGATAAAATAATAGGTGTGCTTTCTGGAGGAGAAAGAAGACGTGTAGCGCTTTGTCGTCTATTGCTTCAAGAACCAGAGATATTACTATTAGATGAACCTACTAACCACTTAGATGCGGAATCGGTTCATTGGTTGGAGCATCACCTGGCGCAATATAAGGGTACCGTAATTGCTGTAACTCACGATAGGTACTTCTTGGATAATGTAGCGGGATGGATTTTGGAACTAGATAGAGGAGAAGGTATACCTTGGAAAGGAAACTACTCTAGCTGGTTAGATCAAAAATCTAAACGTTTAGCTGACGAAAGCAAAACGGCTTCTAAAAGACAAAAAACTTTGGAGCGTGAGCTTGACTGGGTGCGTCAAGGGGCTAAGGGGCGTCAGACAAAACAGAAGGCACGTTTAAAGAATTACGATAAGTTAATGAGTCAAGATCAGAAGCAACTTGATGAAAAACTTGAAATATATATCCCTAATGGCCCACGCTTAGGTACAAATGTACTAGAGGCTAGAGGTGTTAGTAAAGCATACGACGATAAGTTGTTATACGAAGATTTGAACTTTAAGCTTCCGCAAGCTGGTATAGTTGGTATTATTGGGCCAAACGGTGCTGGTAAGACCACGATTTTCAGAATGATTATGGGTGAGGAAACCCCTGATAAAGGAGATTTTGAGGTAGGTGAGACAGCTAAGATTTCTTATGTTGACCAAAGCCATTCTAATATAGATTCAGAGAAAACAATATGGCAGAACTTTAGTGATGAGCAAGAGCTTGTTATGATGGGTGGTCGCCAAGTAAATTCTAGAGCTTATTTAAGCAGATTCAATTTTACGGGGAGTGAACAGAACAAGAAAGTAAGTATGCTTTCTGGCGGCGAGCGTAACCGTTTGCATTTGGCCATGACCTTAAAAGAAGAAGGTAATGTATTGCTTTTAGATGAGCCTACTAACGATTTAGATGTGAATACATTACGAGCTTTAGAAGAGGGTCTTGAGAACTTTGCAGGCTGTGCAGTAGTTATCTCTCACGACCGTTGGTTCTTGGATCGTGTTTGTACACATATTTTAGCGTTTGAAGGTGATTCTCAAGTTTATTTCTTTGAAGGTTCTTTCTCTGATTACGAAGAAAATAAGAAGAAACGTTTGGGTGGAGATTTAATTCCACAACGTATCAAATACAAAAAATTGATTCGCTAG
- a CDS encoding CAL67264 family membrane protein, with product MGMNKNTVLAWATFIMIFVGLALIALGAFRYDEVAGWGFASVGIGFFAIAWVFNALKGRV from the coding sequence ATGGGGATGAATAAAAATACCGTTTTGGCATGGGCCACATTTATAATGATTTTTGTGGGTTTAGCGCTAATAGCTTTAGGAGCTTTTAGATACGATGAAGTTGCTGGTTGGGGTTTTGCCTCAGTAGGGATAGGATTTTTTGCTATAGCTTGGGTGTTTAATGCACTTAAAGGAAGAGTTTAG
- a CDS encoding Gfo/Idh/MocA family protein: MAQQVRWGIVGLGSIAHTFAKDLALVTGGSLVAVASRSTQKAKEFANEYGAAHSFDSYEALFESNEVDVVYIATPHTSHEDLSISAMQKGKHVLCEKPMGVNPEQVARMIAVAKENKVFLMEALWSRFNPSIQKTKQLVESGEIGPIGFIHADFAFYALGRDSENRLLNPDLAGGSLLDVGIYPIFLSYLLLGMPTKIQASSHFYKTGVEMQTSMIFDYEGAQAILYSGLNSKSEMKAEISGSEGSIFLHPRWHEAEGYSIEKEGEVVDYNLPTHGKGYTYEIEEVQACLASGKLQSTMWSYQNSVDLAKLLYDVRQKSGVIFPFEEQKQV; the protein is encoded by the coding sequence ATGGCACAACAAGTACGTTGGGGAATTGTAGGTTTGGGAAGTATTGCCCATACTTTTGCGAAAGATTTGGCTTTGGTAACAGGGGGAAGCCTTGTTGCTGTTGCTTCTAGAAGTACTCAAAAAGCGAAGGAATTTGCTAATGAATATGGAGCTGCACATAGTTTTGATAGCTACGAAGCCCTCTTTGAGTCTAATGAGGTTGATGTGGTTTATATAGCAACTCCTCATACATCTCATGAAGATTTGAGTATTAGTGCGATGCAAAAAGGGAAGCATGTACTTTGTGAAAAACCAATGGGTGTAAACCCTGAACAGGTAGCAAGAATGATTGCCGTTGCTAAAGAAAACAAAGTTTTCTTAATGGAAGCGTTATGGAGTCGTTTTAACCCATCTATTCAAAAGACAAAGCAGCTGGTAGAAAGTGGTGAAATTGGACCTATTGGATTTATTCATGCAGATTTTGCTTTTTATGCTTTAGGAAGAGATTCAGAAAATAGGTTGTTAAATCCTGATTTAGCCGGAGGTTCTTTACTTGATGTTGGTATTTACCCTATTTTTCTTTCGTATTTGTTATTGGGAATGCCTACAAAGATTCAGGCATCATCTCATTTTTATAAGACTGGAGTGGAAATGCAGACTTCTATGATATTTGATTATGAGGGAGCGCAGGCTATTCTTTACAGTGGCTTAAATTCTAAATCAGAAATGAAGGCTGAAATATCAGGAAGTGAGGGAAGTATTTTTCTTCACCCTAGATGGCATGAAGCAGAAGGGTATTCTATTGAGAAAGAAGGGGAGGTAGTTGATTATAATTTACCTACGCATGGTAAGGGCTATACTTATGAAATTGAAGAAGTACAAGCTTGTTTGGCTTCAGGAAAACTACAAAGTACTATGTGGAGTTATCAGAATAGTGTGGATTTAGCAAAGCTTCTGTATGATGTACGACAAAAATCAGGAGTTATTTTTCCTTTTGAAGAACAAAAGCAGGTATAG
- a CDS encoding acyl-CoA carboxylase subunit beta, whose translation MDLKFNKNEDHNKLLLSDLKRRFTQVKLGGGKARIEKQHAQGKMTARERIDYLLDKNKDCIEIGGFVGDGMYEEHGGCPSGGVVIKIGYVSGKQCIVVANDATVKAGAWFPITGKKNLRAQEIAMENRLPIINLVDSAGVYLPLQDEIFPDKEHFGRIFRNNAIMSSMGITQISAVMGSCVAGGAYLPIMSDEALIVDKTGSIFLAGSYLVKAAIGESIDNETLGGATTHCEVSGVTDYKAKDDADALTTIKNIMDKIGDFDKAGYSRKEAVKPKENPEDIFGILPASRADQYDMGEIIKRLVDDSKFEEYKEGYGKTILTGYARIDGWAVGIVANQRKVVKTTKGEMQFGGVIYSDSADKATRFIANCNQKKIPLVFLQDVTGFMVGSKSEHGGIIKDGAKMVNAVSNSVVPKFTIIIGNSYGAGNYAMCGKAYDPRLIVAWPSAELAVMGGNSAAKVLLQIEKASLKKKGEVLTEKKETELFNKIKKRYDDQVSPYYAASRLWTDAIINPLDTRKWISMGIEAANHAPIEKDFNLGVIQV comes from the coding sequence ATGGATTTGAAATTTAATAAGAACGAAGATCACAACAAATTACTTCTAAGCGACCTTAAAAGACGCTTTACCCAAGTAAAATTAGGAGGTGGCAAAGCTCGTATTGAAAAGCAGCATGCTCAAGGAAAAATGACAGCTCGCGAACGTATAGATTATCTTCTGGACAAAAATAAAGATTGTATTGAAATAGGTGGTTTTGTAGGCGACGGCATGTATGAAGAGCATGGCGGTTGCCCATCTGGCGGTGTGGTCATTAAAATAGGTTATGTTTCCGGTAAGCAATGCATTGTTGTTGCCAACGATGCTACAGTTAAAGCTGGAGCTTGGTTTCCTATAACGGGAAAGAAAAACCTTCGTGCGCAGGAAATTGCCATGGAAAACCGCCTGCCTATTATCAATTTAGTAGATAGCGCTGGTGTTTATCTTCCGTTACAAGATGAGATTTTTCCAGACAAAGAACACTTTGGTAGAATCTTCCGAAACAATGCCATTATGAGCAGCATGGGTATTACCCAGATTTCCGCTGTCATGGGCAGTTGCGTAGCCGGTGGCGCCTACCTACCTATTATGAGTGACGAGGCTCTAATCGTGGATAAAACAGGTAGTATTTTCTTAGCGGGAAGTTATCTTGTTAAAGCAGCTATTGGCGAAAGTATAGATAATGAAACTTTGGGTGGAGCTACCACACATTGTGAAGTAAGCGGAGTAACCGATTATAAAGCCAAAGATGATGCTGATGCGTTAACAACCATCAAGAATATCATGGATAAAATAGGTGATTTCGATAAAGCTGGATATAGTAGGAAAGAGGCTGTTAAGCCTAAGGAAAATCCCGAAGATATTTTTGGTATCCTACCCGCCTCTAGAGCAGATCAGTATGATATGGGCGAAATCATAAAGCGTCTAGTAGACGACTCTAAGTTTGAAGAGTACAAAGAAGGGTATGGCAAAACTATTTTAACCGGTTATGCCAGAATTGATGGTTGGGCAGTTGGTATTGTTGCCAACCAACGTAAAGTTGTAAAAACCACGAAAGGCGAAATGCAGTTTGGAGGTGTTATTTACTCTGACTCTGCTGATAAGGCAACAAGGTTTATTGCCAATTGCAACCAGAAGAAAATTCCGCTTGTATTCTTGCAAGATGTTACCGGGTTTATGGTAGGAAGTAAAAGTGAACATGGTGGTATAATTAAAGATGGCGCTAAAATGGTGAATGCGGTGAGCAACTCCGTTGTTCCAAAATTCACTATTATTATTGGTAATAGCTACGGAGCCGGAAACTATGCCATGTGCGGAAAAGCATATGACCCAAGATTAATAGTAGCATGGCCAAGTGCTGAACTGGCCGTAATGGGCGGCAACTCTGCTGCAAAGGTGCTTCTTCAAATTGAAAAAGCTTCCCTTAAAAAGAAAGGTGAAGTCTTAACCGAGAAAAAAGAGACTGAACTTTTCAATAAAATCAAAAAAAGATACGATGATCAAGTTTCTCCGTATTATGCAGCTTCTCGTCTCTGGACAGATGCAATCATAAATCCCTTAGATACCCGTAAATGGATATCTATGGGTATAGAAGCTGCCAATCATGCACCAATAGAAAAAGATTTTAACTTAGGAGTTATTCAAGTGTAA
- a CDS encoding AMP-binding protein yields MITLTYKDLHRQFKLNGRSYSKVELKEVAYSLVKEGEEYERAIGDFLIDWLNDKSTIIVHTSGSTGKPKPITLQKQQMVNSACATGNFFHLQPNDTALLCLSADFIAGKMMLVRAMVLGLSIDCVAPSSKPLVKSKSSYDFVAMVPLQFRNSLNELDDVKKLIVGGAPVSYALKKEFLNASQRTKVYETYGMTETITHIAIKPLLGELIASDIDLDVFSTLADIKISSDERGCLVINAPLVSDKIIHTNDMVELISDKQFKWLGRFDNIINSGGVKLFPEQIEAKLSPILEARFFVTGLPDEKLGQKLVLIVEEIQEVPVLQEKIEKLTSLNKYEIPKQIFLADNFVETESGKIKRKATLDKIAF; encoded by the coding sequence ATGATAACTCTGACTTACAAAGACCTTCACAGGCAATTTAAATTAAATGGGCGCTCTTATTCAAAAGTAGAGCTCAAAGAGGTGGCCTACAGTTTGGTGAAGGAGGGCGAAGAGTATGAAAGAGCGATAGGCGATTTTCTTATAGATTGGTTAAATGACAAATCAACTATAATAGTACATACTTCTGGGTCTACGGGAAAACCTAAGCCCATTACGTTGCAAAAGCAACAGATGGTTAATTCTGCCTGTGCGACAGGTAATTTTTTTCACCTTCAACCCAATGACACGGCTTTGTTATGTCTCTCTGCTGATTTTATAGCAGGGAAGATGATGTTGGTTAGAGCAATGGTTTTAGGACTTTCCATAGATTGCGTTGCGCCGTCATCCAAGCCTTTAGTGAAATCCAAAAGCTCTTATGATTTTGTAGCCATGGTTCCTTTGCAATTTAGAAACTCACTCAATGAGTTGGATGACGTAAAGAAACTTATTGTTGGTGGTGCACCAGTTTCATATGCGTTGAAAAAAGAATTTTTGAATGCCAGTCAGAGGACGAAAGTTTATGAAACCTATGGTATGACAGAGACCATAACTCATATAGCGATAAAGCCGCTTTTGGGGGAGTTGATTGCATCGGATATAGATTTAGATGTGTTTTCAACTTTAGCCGATATAAAAATCTCCTCGGATGAAAGAGGCTGCTTAGTGATTAACGCACCATTGGTTTCTGATAAAATCATTCACACCAATGATATGGTCGAGTTAATTTCGGACAAACAGTTTAAATGGTTAGGCCGTTTTGATAATATTATAAACTCCGGAGGTGTAAAATTGTTTCCAGAACAGATAGAGGCAAAATTATCACCAATTTTAGAAGCGCGTTTTTTTGTAACTGGACTTCCAGATGAAAAACTAGGCCAAAAGCTGGTTTTGATTGTTGAAGAAATCCAAGAAGTACCTGTTCTGCAAGAGAAAATAGAAAAACTTACTTCCCTAAATAAATACGAAATACCAAAGCAGATTTTTTTAGCAGATAACTTTGTAGAGACCGAAAGCGGTAAAATAAAAAGAAAGGCAACCTTAGATAAGATTGCCTTTTGA
- a CDS encoding CPBP family intramembrane glutamic endopeptidase, with product MYIAQAYKGLSDSWRYVLGLLVVFVFWQVIGGIPLIAALLVKADSLEVLGSGDMGVMADILGANTLLFYMLLTFAIGLISLFAYVKLVHKQTVTELTTSRRKIDFKRIFFAFAIWALISAAFIFVGIALAPEDYEFNFKVGPFVILAIISILMMPIQTSMEEYYMRGYMMQGLGVIAKNRWFPLMVTSLLFGLMHIFNPEVTKLGYGILIFYIGTGFFLGIITLMDEGLELALGFHAANNIISALLVTADWTAFQTDSLYRDVSDPVLGWDVLVPVFVVYPILLYIFSKKYNWSNWKDRLTGDVPSEETFLALQNDNSDLQRPSQAI from the coding sequence ATGTATATAGCACAAGCCTATAAAGGCTTAAGTGATTCTTGGAGATATGTTTTAGGACTTTTAGTTGTGTTTGTCTTCTGGCAAGTTATAGGAGGTATTCCTTTGATTGCTGCGCTTTTGGTAAAAGCGGATTCTCTTGAAGTTTTAGGGTCTGGTGATATGGGGGTAATGGCAGATATTTTAGGAGCCAATACGCTGCTTTTTTATATGCTTTTAACGTTTGCTATAGGATTAATAAGCCTTTTTGCCTATGTGAAATTAGTACACAAACAGACGGTTACCGAGCTAACGACATCAAGAAGGAAAATCGATTTTAAAAGAATATTCTTTGCTTTTGCTATTTGGGCGCTGATTTCGGCCGCATTTATCTTTGTTGGTATAGCTCTGGCCCCTGAAGATTATGAGTTCAACTTTAAAGTAGGGCCTTTCGTAATTTTAGCTATCATCTCTATTTTGATGATGCCTATACAGACTAGTATGGAAGAGTATTATATGAGAGGGTATATGATGCAAGGGTTGGGAGTTATCGCAAAAAACCGTTGGTTCCCTTTAATGGTTACTTCGTTACTTTTTGGACTTATGCATATTTTTAATCCAGAGGTTACTAAATTAGGCTATGGTATCTTAATCTTTTATATAGGTACTGGATTTTTTCTTGGTATTATTACGTTGATGGACGAAGGATTGGAATTGGCCTTGGGTTTTCATGCGGCAAATAACATAATCTCAGCACTTTTGGTGACGGCAGACTGGACGGCCTTTCAAACCGACTCGTTATACCGTGACGTTTCAGACCCAGTTTTGGGATGGGATGTTTTGGTTCCCGTATTTGTTGTTTACCCGATACTACTTTACATCTTTTCAAAAAAGTACAATTGGTCTAATTGGAAAGACCGACTTACAGGCGATGTGCCTTCCGAAGAAACATTTTTAGCGCTACAAAATGATAACTCTGACTTACAAAGACCTTCACAGGCAATTTAA
- a CDS encoding o-succinylbenzoate synthase, whose amino-acid sequence MQATYKKYILNFKRPSGTSRGVLTQKETWFLILNKNGKQGIGECGILRGLSFDDVDGYEDKLKWTCENIHLGKDELWEALMEFPSIQFGVEQAFLSLSADNPFLLYPSGFISKQQPIPINGLIWMGDESFMHEQIAKKLAEGFKCIKMKIGAIDFNTEIALLESIRKKYDASKIELRVDANGAFTPEDAFEKLKILSEYTLHSIEQPIKQGQSSTMKDLCAITPLPIALDEELIGVFSVTKKEELLQTIKPQYIILKPSLVGGYKGCEEWITIAKKMNIGWWVTSALESNVGLNAIAQWTYMLQNPMPQGLGTGGLYTNNLDSPLIVQNGQLFYDSNKNWKNNLIEDLCI is encoded by the coding sequence ATGCAAGCAACCTACAAAAAATATATTTTAAACTTTAAGCGCCCTAGCGGAACTTCGCGTGGGGTACTGACTCAGAAAGAAACCTGGTTCTTGATTCTCAATAAAAACGGAAAACAAGGAATTGGGGAATGTGGTATTTTGAGGGGATTGAGTTTTGATGATGTTGACGGTTATGAGGATAAACTAAAATGGACTTGTGAAAACATCCACTTAGGTAAAGATGAGCTTTGGGAAGCGTTAATGGAGTTTCCTAGCATACAATTTGGTGTAGAACAGGCATTTTTGTCCCTTTCTGCGGATAATCCGTTTCTATTATATCCATCCGGATTTATTAGTAAACAACAACCAATACCAATTAACGGTCTTATTTGGATGGGAGACGAATCATTTATGCATGAGCAGATAGCTAAAAAATTGGCCGAAGGCTTCAAGTGCATTAAAATGAAAATAGGTGCTATTGATTTCAATACGGAAATTGCACTTCTGGAATCCATCAGAAAAAAATATGATGCATCAAAAATAGAATTGCGAGTAGATGCAAACGGAGCGTTTACTCCTGAAGATGCCTTTGAAAAGCTTAAGATTTTAAGTGAATACACCTTACATTCTATAGAACAACCAATAAAACAGGGGCAGTCCAGTACAATGAAAGACCTTTGTGCAATCACGCCCTTGCCCATTGCTTTAGATGAAGAATTAATAGGAGTTTTTAGTGTAACAAAAAAGGAGGAACTATTACAAACTATAAAGCCACAGTATATTATTCTTAAGCCTAGTTTAGTAGGAGGTTACAAAGGATGTGAAGAGTGGATTACAATTGCAAAAAAAATGAATATTGGTTGGTGGGTTACTAGCGCCTTGGAAAGTAATGTAGGCTTGAATGCTATAGCACAATGGACATATATGTTGCAAAACCCAATGCCACAAGGTTTGGGTACAGGTGGTTTGTATACCAATAATTTAGACTCACCACTTATCGTTCAAAATGGACAGTTGTTTTATGACAGCAACAAAAATTGGAAAAATAATTTAATAGAAGATTTATGTATATAG
- a CDS encoding SDR family oxidoreductase yields the protein MTSINNKTVWITGASSGIGEALSYELNKKGCKLILSSRKTEALKRVKNSCQYPDAVKILPLDITQYNLMPSKAKEAIAAFGTVDILINNAGISQRSYIIDTDFDVYKKLVDINYLGTVALTKAILPYFIEQQQGHFATVTSLMGKFGSPIRSGYCGSKHALHGFFDVLRMEHEKDHIKVTLVAPGFVQTNIAKNALVGDGSARGHEDDDNANGLTTTDFASKMIKAIEKEKFEAYMGGKEVLGIYLKRFFPKLLHRIVLRNTGKR from the coding sequence ATGACAAGCATAAACAACAAAACCGTTTGGATTACCGGAGCCTCTTCAGGAATTGGTGAAGCGTTGTCTTACGAATTGAATAAAAAAGGATGTAAACTGATATTAAGCTCCAGAAAAACGGAAGCTCTAAAAAGGGTAAAAAATAGTTGCCAATATCCTGATGCTGTGAAAATTCTTCCCTTAGACATTACCCAATACAACTTAATGCCTTCAAAAGCCAAGGAGGCTATTGCTGCTTTTGGCACTGTAGATATTTTAATTAATAATGCAGGTATTAGCCAGCGTTCGTATATTATTGATACCGATTTTGATGTCTACAAAAAGTTGGTAGACATCAATTACTTGGGGACCGTTGCGCTTACAAAAGCCATTCTACCCTATTTTATTGAACAGCAACAAGGCCATTTTGCAACGGTAACTAGTCTTATGGGAAAATTTGGCTCACCCATACGCTCTGGGTATTGTGGATCAAAACATGCGCTTCATGGTTTTTTTGACGTCCTACGTATGGAACATGAAAAAGACCATATAAAAGTAACTCTCGTTGCTCCAGGATTTGTTCAAACAAATATTGCCAAAAATGCCTTAGTTGGCGATGGTAGTGCTAGAGGTCATGAAGATGATGACAATGCCAATGGTTTGACCACGACTGATTTTGCCAGTAAAATGATAAAGGCTATAGAAAAAGAAAAGTTTGAAGCCTATATGGGTGGTAAGGAAGTTTTAGGAATTTATCTTAAACGATTCTTCCCTAAATTATTACATAGAATTGTATTAAGAAATACAGGAAAAAGATAA
- a CDS encoding sensor histidine kinase, with translation MNNIYYKNTIFIWAVFFLSVVVSAQNEKDTEENLFQQFQDFETPDEKLTFFFNAQDLYRETSTYDWLDLVNLYLNAAIKDEDSAEIERYKLIQARIYYDLGDYDKSLAISKELYAEKEDLDIYLKSKLLDIMDDNYGQLTMYTEQIEIRKEQRELGINENVAFYDIYANLGMYRKAMEHYIDNVKKTIEENDFYAQAEYYNNLGNYLRLDESAPTALSHYKKAKGYIDVYMNLITRKKSEEEIEQANLLRGIIEGNIGKCHVDLKQYKEAIPHLESAINTLKKYKTQDLSSEITENSLAISECYLQLEDYGKATDFLSDNLETKTTKNLLRKNRLFALYYDRTEDYKNASIYLKKNIRVRDSVLDNQSELRKQQLATVMGQDLAVSQTMLAEQKLALEKSRVDMMAKERNINLVLISLLFTLVGFAGLVYAYLKSIKNQRLIAEQKYIIENALVEKDSLLKEIHHRVKNNLQMVSSLLSLQTKNTRSKAAIEALEEGKSRVKAMALIHQKLYQNEDLSVIEMQSYIESLINSVQSVYKKGGHNINITVDAEGVELDIDRAIPFGLMLNELVSNSFKYAFPDDDENGKIYIHIRKIGEKEGYFEYSDNGIGLPEDTDERANSSMGIRLMNRLANQLQTTLNIDKTAEDGVRYWFNFS, from the coding sequence ATGAACAACATTTACTATAAAAATACCATTTTCATTTGGGCAGTTTTTTTTCTATCCGTCGTTGTATCGGCGCAAAATGAAAAGGATACAGAAGAGAACTTGTTTCAGCAGTTTCAAGATTTTGAAACCCCAGATGAAAAACTCACTTTCTTTTTTAATGCACAGGACTTATACAGAGAAACTTCCACCTATGACTGGCTAGACCTAGTCAATCTTTATCTAAATGCGGCAATAAAAGATGAAGACTCCGCAGAAATAGAACGTTACAAACTTATTCAGGCCCGGATTTATTATGATTTAGGTGATTATGATAAGAGTCTGGCCATTTCCAAAGAACTTTATGCAGAGAAAGAAGATTTAGATATTTATCTAAAGTCTAAGTTATTGGATATAATGGACGACAATTATGGTCAGCTGACCATGTATACGGAGCAAATTGAAATTCGTAAAGAGCAGAGGGAGCTAGGAATAAACGAGAATGTTGCTTTTTATGATATCTATGCCAATTTAGGCATGTACAGAAAGGCAATGGAGCATTATATAGATAATGTTAAAAAAACCATTGAGGAGAATGACTTTTATGCTCAAGCCGAATACTACAATAACTTGGGTAACTATTTAAGACTAGATGAGTCTGCACCAACGGCTTTAAGTCACTATAAAAAAGCTAAAGGGTACATAGATGTTTATATGAACCTTATTACAAGAAAAAAATCTGAAGAAGAAATAGAGCAGGCTAATCTTTTAAGAGGCATAATTGAAGGGAACATAGGAAAATGCCATGTAGACTTAAAGCAGTATAAAGAAGCCATACCACATTTAGAAAGTGCTATAAACACTCTAAAAAAATACAAAACCCAAGATCTTTCCTCTGAAATAACAGAAAATAGTTTGGCTATTAGTGAATGTTATCTTCAATTGGAAGATTATGGAAAAGCTACAGATTTCTTGAGTGACAACCTTGAAACGAAGACAACTAAGAACTTGCTACGTAAGAACAGACTTTTTGCTTTGTATTATGACAGGACTGAAGATTACAAAAATGCTTCAATATACTTAAAGAAGAATATTCGTGTACGGGATTCTGTTTTGGACAATCAATCAGAATTAAGGAAACAGCAACTAGCCACTGTAATGGGGCAAGATCTTGCTGTATCTCAGACTATGTTGGCTGAGCAGAAGCTTGCGTTAGAAAAGTCTCGTGTGGATATGATGGCGAAAGAAAGGAACATAAACTTGGTTCTTATTTCATTGTTGTTCACTCTTGTAGGATTTGCTGGATTGGTTTATGCGTATTTGAAAAGTATTAAAAACCAACGTCTAATTGCAGAACAGAAATATATAATTGAAAACGCACTTGTAGAAAAAGATTCGCTTTTAAAAGAGATTCACCACAGGGTAAAGAACAACCTTCAAATGGTTTCCAGTCTATTGAGTTTACAGACCAAAAATACTAGAAGTAAAGCAGCTATAGAAGCTTTGGAAGAAGGTAAGAGTAGGGTGAAGGCAATGGCTTTGATTCATCAGAAATTATATCAAAACGAAGACCTGTCTGTTATTGAAATGCAGAGTTATATAGAGAGTTTGATCAACAGTGTTCAATCGGTCTATAAGAAAGGTGGGCATAACATTAACATCACAGTAGATGCAGAAGGTGTTGAGCTAGATATTGATAGAGCTATTCCTTTTGGACTAATGCTTAACGAGCTTGTTTCCAATTCATTTAAATATGCTTTTCCTGATGATGACGAAAATGGTAAAATTTATATCCATATTCGCAAAATCGGTGAAAAAGAAGGGTATTTTGAATACTCTGATAATGGTATAGGTTTACCAGAAGATACAGATGAAAGAGCCAATTCATCTATGGGTATTAGGTTAATGAACCGTTTAGCGAATCAGCTACAGACTACCTTAAACATTGATAAAACTGCAGAAGACGGTGTTCGCTATTGGTTTAACTTTAGCTAA